CAACCCAGGAAAGCTTTGTTTGGTATCGTAATCGCGGTGATGGAAGTTTTGACAAAAATGTTTTTGGATGGAATTATTATGGCGCCTATTCCGTTTATGCAGCCGATATTAATGGCGACGGTTACCCCGATGTTCAGGGAGCGGTTCACAGCAAAAATGAGGTGGTTTGGTGGGAAAATGACGGAGGAAGCCATTTAATTACACACGTTATTGATACAGACTTGGAAGATGCAATTTCTGTGTATGCTGCAGATGCCACCAATGATGGAAATGTGGACATTTTGGCCACGGGAAAGAATTCAAATACGGTGGCACTTTATGTAAATGACGGAAGCGAGCACTTTACAAAGGTGATTGTTTCAAATACATTTGGGGGAGCTCGTTCCCCGGTTGTGGGTGATTTTAACGGGGACGGGAAGACGGATATCGCAGCAGCGGCTTTGTATGATGGCAAAATTTCCTGGTGGGAAAACACGTCCTCAATAATTCCACCCACTATTACGGTTGATAGTCCCAACGGCGGAGAAAATTGGCTGTGGGGAACCATTCACACAATACAGTGGCATTCAACAGGAAGTATTTCTTCCGTAAATATTGAATACTCGACGGATGGAGGAGGCTCCTGGAAATCAATTGCGAGCGGTTACTCCAATTCGGGATCCTATTCATGGCTCGTTCCCAACGATTTGTCTGATAACTGTTGGGTGCGTGTCGTCGATGCCTCCAATTCATCTGTTTATGATCACAGCGATAATTCCTTTTCCATTTCCGCATTGGAATTATCCGGGAATGTTTTCTACGGGAATTCAAACACTCCCATCCCCAATGTCACGTTAACGATGACCGGCACTCTTACAAAGACAAGACAAAGCGATGCGGACGGATATTTTTTGTTTGATGGACTTCAAGCAAACGGAAACTATCTGATTTCTCCCCAAAAAGGAGCCCAGGAGGATATCGGGAGCACAACGATTGAGGCCTATGATGCGGCTCTGGCAGCCAGGTATTCTGTGGGTCTGGGGGATTTGGATGCCTTTGCAAAACTGGCCGCCGATGTGGATAATGATGGGAAAATCTTAATGTACGATGCGGCAAATATCGCCCGTTACAGCGTGGGGTTGCCTGTTCCCTCCAATGTCACGATAGGGAATTGGATTTTTGTACCCGCAGACACCGAAATTTCGGTGACCACCTCCAATCCTTCAAGTCTTCAGTTTAAAGGAATTATTATGGGCAATACCAGCGGGAATTGGCAATATCCGGGAACCTCCTTTGCAAAAACGGCCCAACGTTTGGATACAAGATCCTTTCTGGATTATTCCTTTGCCGGAGACACATTAACCCTTGCCGTGCGTTTCCCGGGGTTAAATGTCCTTTCTGTTGATCTTGAATTGACATTCGATTCAAATGCGTATCGTCTGCTAACGATTCAGAATGAACAAAATGCCCGCTCATTTAAAGTCTTTTCAAATGTCATGTCCAATACGATAAGGCTTGCGGGTTATTCTCCAAGCACCATTCAGACCGACTCAAACTATTTGCTTCTTCAATTTAAAAAGAAGAATGACGCTTTTGCAGAAAATAGGATCCAGATCAATAAATTTCTGATAAATGGTAACCCTCTGGGAGTTGCCACATTGGTTTTGGATCAACCGCCAACGGTCCCCGGGTCATTTGCAATTTCCAAGAATTACCCCAATCCCTTTAACGGGACAACTCAATTCAATGTGACCCTGCCAGGCGCGGGACAATTGCAGGTAGCCGTTTACAATTTGCTCGGAATGAAAATAAAAGACTTGGCCAATCGGTTTTACCCCAGTGGAAAATATTCGTTTGCCTGGGATGGCTTTGATTCACAGGATCACGTTGTGCCCTCCGGGATTTACGTCATTACT
This sequence is a window from Calditrichota bacterium. Protein-coding genes within it:
- a CDS encoding T9SS type A sorting domain-containing protein, giving the protein MKWVRVTAVLVLGFALFGKFSVQTGYAGFKEHVIDDHFVGAFDLFVADLDGDGDLDLLAAGQDNRQIAWYENDGSGNFYKHTISDQFSGAWCVWGKDINRDGRIDVLGASGALNEIAWWENRSGYFSEHVVDTNLISAESVCAADFTNDGYVDIAAVGTYDSTNAIVWYENRGDNTFRKKTIDPTLTWAHDIFPVDIDQDGRMDVVVAAATQESFVWYRNRGDGSFDKNVFGWNYYGAYSVYAADINGDGYPDVQGAVHSKNEVVWWENDGGSHLITHVIDTDLEDAISVYAADATNDGNVDILATGKNSNTVALYVNDGSEHFTKVIVSNTFGGARSPVVGDFNGDGKTDIAAAALYDGKISWWENTSSIIPPTITVDSPNGGENWLWGTIHTIQWHSTGSISSVNIEYSTDGGGSWKSIASGYSNSGSYSWLVPNDLSDNCWVRVVDASNSSVYDHSDNSFSISALELSGNVFYGNSNTPIPNVTLTMTGTLTKTRQSDADGYFLFDGLQANGNYLISPQKGAQEDIGSTTIEAYDAALAARYSVGLGDLDAFAKLAADVDNDGKILMYDAANIARYSVGLPVPSNVTIGNWIFVPADTEISVTTSNPSSLQFKGIIMGNTSGNWQYPGTSFAKTAQRLDTRSFLDYSFAGDTLTLAVRFPGLNVLSVDLELTFDSNAYRLLTIQNEQNARSFKVFSNVMSNTIRLAGYSPSTIQTDSNYLLLQFKKKNDAFAENRIQINKFLINGNPLGVATLVLDQPPTVPGSFAISKNYPNPFNGTTQFNVTLPGAGQLQVAVYNLLGMKIKDLANRFYPSGKYSFAWDGFDSQDHVVPSGIYVITVRFKNHVYRNKVLFVK